TCAAGGACGCCTACGGCCGCGTGCCGACGGACTACGCCATGCAGGCCTACGACACCGCGCAGCTGATCGGCGCGGGCCTGAAGGCCACCGGCGGCGACCTGTCCAAGGCCGCGGACTTCCGCGCCGCGCTGCGCAAGCCTGAGTTCACGTCGCTGCGCGGCAAGTTCAGCATGAACACCAACCAGCATCCGATCCAGGATCTGTACCTGATGCGCATCGAGAAGGATAGCGACGGCAGCCTGTCGCCGAAGCTGGTCCGCAAGCTGGTGTCCGATGACAAGGACGCCTACGCGCAACTCTGCAAGATGCCGTCATGACGCTTCTGTTTGAACAGCTGCTCAACGGGCTGCAGTTCGGCGCCATGCTGTTCATGCTGGCGGCCGGACTGACGCTGATCTTCGGCATCATGGGCGTGGTCAACCTGACGCACGGGTCGTTCTACATGGTGGGGGCGTATTGCGCGGCCTACGCCATCGGCACCACCGGCTCGTTCCTGGCGGGCGTGCTGGCGGCGTTGCTGGGGGCGGGCCTGTATGGCATTTCCGTCGAAGTGGTGGTGATACGCAAGCTGTACAAGCGGGATCACCTCTACCAGGTGCTGGCCACCTTCGGCCTGCTGCTGTTCTCCAACGAAGCGGTCAGCCTGATCTTCGGCCGGCGTCCGCCGCTGGTGGGCATCCCAAGCTTCCTGGAAGGCGCGGTGACGCTGGCGCCGGGGTTCCAGTATCCGCTGATCCGCCTGTCGTTCATCGCCATAGGCGCGCTGGTGGCCGTGGGCCTGTGGTGGCTGGTCAACCGCACGCGCATCGGCATGCTGATCCGCGCGGGCGCCGACGACCGCGAGATGGTCGACGCGTTAGGCATAGACATCCGCAAGCTCTACACGCTGGTGTTTGGCTTGGGCGCCTTGCTTTGCGGCCTGGCCGGCGTGATGGCCGCGCCGCTGCTGGCGGTCGAAATCGGCATGGGCGAGCGCATCCTGATCACCACCTTCGTGGTCATCGTGATCGGCGGCGTGGGATCGGTGCGTGGCGCGTTGGCCGGCGCGCTGTTGGTGGGCATGGTGGACAGCCTGGGGCGTGCCTTCCTGCCCCAGCTGCTGTCGACGATGTTCTCGCCCGCCACCGCGGACCCGCTGGCGGCAGGCATGGCTTCCGCCAGCATCTATGTATTGATGGCGATCGTGCTGATTGCCAAGCCGGGTGGACTGTTCCCGGCGCGAGGATGAAGATGGCATACACACTTACGAACCGCGCCCGCTGGGGCCTGGCGGGTCTGGCGGTGCTGATCCTGCTGCCGGCCGCGGCGCTGGCCTCGGGCTCGCCGTTCCTGATCGGCGTGGTGACGCGCTTTCTGATCTACGGCCTGGCGGCGGTCAGCCTGGACCTGGTGATCGGCTATGGCGCCATGGTCAGTTTCGGCCATGCCATGTTCTTCGGGCTGGGCGGTTATGCGGTCGGCATCATTGCCTTCCATACTTCGGAAGCCGGTCCGATCTTCGGCTGGGCCGGCAGCAACGCCGCGCTGGTGGTGTGGCCGATAGCGCTCATCGTGTGCGCGCTGGCCGGCTGGCTGTTCGGCTATCTGGCGCTGCGCACGCGCGGCGTGCAGTTCATCATGATCACGTTGGCGTTCGGTCAGATGGTGTACTTCGTGCTGGTGTCGTTGCAGTTCTACGGCGGCGACGACGGCCTGATGATTCCGCAGCGCAATGAGCTGCCGGGCATCAATCTGGAAAGCCCCATGGTTTTCTACTACGTGTGCCTGGCGTTGCTGACCTTGTGGACGCTGCTGTGCATCCGCGTCACCAACTCGCGCTTCGGCATGGTGTTGCAGGCACTGCGCCAGAGCGAGCGGCGCGCCATCAACCTGGGCGTGGCGCCCACGCCGTACCGGCTCAGCGCCTTCGTGCTGTCGGCGGTGGGCACGGGTCTGGCCGGCGTGCTGTGGGCCAACTATGCCGGGCTGGTGACGCCCGACATGGCGGCCTGGACCAAGTCCGGGGAACTGATGGCCATCGTCATCCTGGGCGGCGTGGGCACCTTGCTCGGGCCGATCGCGGGTGCGGCGGTGTTCCTGGGGCTGGAGCAGATGCTGTCGTCGCTGACCGAGCACTGGCTGCTGTACATGGGACCGATCCTGGTGCTGGTGGTGTTGTGGGGCCAGAAGGGTCTGTTCGGAAAGCTGCTGGAGACGCGCCATGCCGACTGATGCAAGCGCGAGCCTGTTGCGCCTGACGCAGCTGCGCAAGGCCTTCGATGCGGTGGTGGCAACCAACGGCGTGGACCTCGATGTGCGCGCTGGCGAGATCCACGCCATCATCGGCCCGAACGGCGCGGGCAAGTCGACCCTGATCGCGCAGATCTGCGGCGAGATCCGGCCGGATTCCGGCACCATCCATCTGGACGGACAGGACGTGACCGGGCTGCGCGCCTTCGAGCGTGCGCGCCTGGGGCTGGGACGCTCGTTCCAGATCACCGAGCTGTGCCAGGAATACACCGCGCTGGAGAACGTGATCCTGTCGCGCATGCTCAAGGGCGGCCGCGCCTTCCAGGCCTGGTCCAACCCGCGCCATGATGCGGCGTTGAAGACCGAGGCCATGCAGTGGCTGAAGCATGTGGGGCTGGAGGACCGGCGCCACGTGCGTTCGGCGGACCTGGCGCACGGCGAGAAGCGGCAGCTGGAGCTGGCGGTTGCGCTGGCGCGTTCGCCGCGGTTGCTGCTGCTGGACGAGCCCATGGCCGGCATGGGGCCCGAGGAATCGGCGCGCATGACGCGGCTCTTGCAAGGCATGAAGGGCGACTACGGCATCCTGCTGGTGGAACACGACATGGACGCGGTCTTCGCGCTGGCCGACCGCATCAGCGTGCTGGTCTATGGCCGCGTGGTGTTCAGCGGTTCGCCCGAGGAGGTGCGCCGCCATCCGGAGGTGCGCGCGGCGTATCTGGGAGAAGAACATGTTGAAGGTTGAAGGGCTGACTGGCGGCTACGGTTCCAGCAAGGTCCTGTTCGGCATGTCGTTCGAGGCCAGCGAAGGCGAGGTGATCTCGCTGATCGGGCGCAACGGCATGGGCAAGACCACCACGATCAAGACCCTGATGGGCATGCTGCCCGCCACCGGCGGCGCGGTGCAGTTCCGCGGCCAGACGCTGGGCCGTTCCGCGCCCAGCAGCGTGGCGCGCCTGGGGGTGGGGCTGGTGCCGGAGGGCCGGCGCGTGTTCGGTTCACTGACGGTGCAGGAAAATCTGGTGGCGACCTCGCGCGCCGCGCCGGGCGGATGGGACCTGGAACGCGTCTACACGCTGTTCCCGCGCTTGAAAGAGCGCCGCGGGCAGTCATCGCGCACGCTATCAGGCGGTGAACAGCAGATGCTGGTGGTGGGGCGCGCGCTCATGACCAACCCCAAGCTCCTGATCCTGGACGAAGCCACCGAGGGGCTGGCGCCGCTGATCCGCCAGGAGATCTGGCGCTGCCTGCGGGCGCTGAAGGCCGAAGGCCAGACCATCCTGGTGATCGACAAAAACCTGCCCGAGATGGCGACGCTGGTCGACCGCCATTACATCGTGGACAAGGGCCGGGTAGCCTGGTCGGGGCGGCCCGCCGAGCTGTCCGCCCAGCCCGAGCTGGCGCAGCGTTACCTGGGTATTTGAGCAGGCCGCGCGGCCCTGGGGCGCGGGTAGAATGGGCCGCGCGCGGATACGCGCCCCGGCTGCAGACATCTGGAGACCATCTTGAAGCCTAGAATCAAAGCTTCCCGCCAGGACGATCCCGGATCGGACGGGAGCGCCGGCGTGGAGGAAATCACGCTGTCCGAGCAGGTCTACCGCCTGCTGCGGCGCGACATCATGCGCGGCGCCTTCGCGCCGGGCCAGTCCTTGCGGCTGGAACTGCTGAAGCAGCGCTACGGCAGCAGCTTCTCTCCCATCCGCGAAGCCCTCAACCGCCTGCGCAGCGAGCGCATGGTCATCAGCACCACATCGCGCGGTTTCAGCATCGCGCCCTTGTCGGTCGAGGAAATGTGGGACGCCTGTGAAACCCGCATACTGATCGATTGCGACGCGCTGCGCCGCTCGCTGGCCAATGCCGACGACGCCTGGGAAACGCGCCTGGTCGGCGCGTACCATGCGCTGACGCTGGCCGCGCAGCGGGCCGAGGCCGCCGCCGAACCTTCGGAAGAACTGGACGAACTGCTGGAGGCGCGCCACCTGGAATTCCACCACGCGCTGATCGGCGCCTGCCGCTCCCATTGGCTGCTGGACCTGTCCACCCAACTCTACGCGCAGACTGAGCGCTACCGCCGCCCGGCGCGCGCCGGTGCGACCGCCTACGGACCGGAGCGCAACGTCGACGACGAACATCGCCAGCTGCTGGACGCCGCCGTTGCGCGTGACGTGGAAGGTTCGGTCGCCATGCTGGCCGCGCACTACCGCAAGACCGCGCAGTTCATCGAACGCATCATTTCCCAGCCCCAATCGCAGCCCACATCGCAGGCCAGGCATGCATAACACCGACATCGATCTCTTCTTTCCCACCATCGCCGAGCGCGAGGTGCAATACAACGCGCGCGAATCGGTGCCGGATTTCGACGCCTGCGTGCGCCGGTATGCCGAGTCCTCGGCGCGGGTGCGCACGCGCCGCCCCGGCGTGCTGGACCTGCGCTACGGCATGGGCCAGGACGAGCGGCTGGACCTGTTCCTGCCCGCCGCCTCGCAGGCGCCGGCGCCGCTGTTCGTGTTCATCCATGGCGGCTATTGGCGCGCGCAGCGCAAGGAAGACGCTCCGGTAATGGCCGAGGCCTTCAACGCCGCGGGCGCCGCGGTGGCTACCCTGGAATACACGTTGGTGCCCGAGGCCACCTTGGGCGAAGTGGTGCGCGAGGTGCGTTCCGCCGTGGCCTGGCTGTATCGCAACGTGGCGGCCTATGGCGTGGATCCCGAGAGGATCTACGTCAGCGGCAGCTCGGCGGGCGGCCATCTGGCCGGCATGCTGGTCGCGCCGGCGTGGCAGGCGCGCTACGGCGTGCCGGACGACGTGATCAAGGGCACGCTGGCGTTGAGCGGGCTGTTCGACCTGCGTCCGCTGTGCGACGTCCTGCCCAACACCTGGCTGCAGCTCACGCCCGAGCAAGCCGCGCATCAAAGCCCGATCTTCCATCTGCCGGAACGCGCAGGCCCGATGCTGCTGGCCGTGGGCGGGTTGGAGACCCAGGGCTTCAAGAACCAGACGGCGGCATACGAAGCAGCCTGGAATGCCGCAGGGCTGGCTTCCACCCGCATCCCGACGCCGCACTGCAACCATTTCGACCTGGTCAATGAGCTGGAAGATCTGGACAGCGATCTGACCCGCGCCACCCTGGCAATGATGGGGCTGGGCGCCAAGTGAAGGGCCGGCCGATGGCGTAAGCTTGACGCCCATGGCCGACCTGAAACTCCTTGAAGATCTGATTGCCCTGGCGCAGACCGGCAGCTTCGTGCGTGCGGCCGAGCTGCGCCACGTCACCCATCCTGCGTTCGGCCGGCGCATCCGCGCGCTGGAGGCCTGGGCCGGCGCGCCATTGATCGAACGTCAGCGCCTGCCCGTGGTCCTGACCGCCGAAGGCGAGGCCTTGCTCAAGACTGCGACGCAGGTGGTGGAGCAGATGGCGCAGGTGCGTCATCGCATCCGCAGTTTCGGCGCAGGCGGCGAGGCGGTGCTGCGCATCGCCACCGGCCGCAGCCTGGCCCGGACGCTGGTGGCCGACTGGATTGCGCGCCTGCGCCACCGCACGCCCAAGGTGTTGACCGAGGGCACGCAGGTCGAGCTGTCCACCGGCATGATGCAGGACATGGCGGCCCGGCTGGAGCAAGGCCGGGTGGACCTGTTGTGCTGCTATGAGCATCCGGCTCTGTCCGTGCAGCTGAGCCCAGGACGCTACCGCTACATGACCTTGGGCACCGACAAGCTCGTGCCCGTCAGTCAGGCGGATTCACGCGGCCGGCCCCGTTACGTGCTGCAGGAAGGCGGTCCGTCCGTGCCCTTGATCACCTATGCGGGCGGCCTGGCCATGGAGCGCATCGTGGGAGACCGCCTGGAGGCCACGCCCTACGCCCTGGCGCCATTTCTGCGCAGCGATTCGCTGGACGCGGCGCATGGCGCGGTCGCCAAGGGCCTGGGCGTGGCCTGGCTGCCCTGGTCCATGGTGGCGGCGGATTGCCGCCGCGGCGCGCTGGCCGCCCTGGGCGGCCGCAGCGAGGAAATCTCGTTCGAGGTGCGGCTGTACCGGTCGCGGGCGCGCCTGGCTGACCTGGCCGAAGCGGCCTGGGAAGCCACGGCCAGCCGCAAGGCCTGAAATCCGCTGGTCGCGCGCCAGGCGTGTGCCGAATCCGCACGGCAATGTGTCGATTCGGCACGAAATATCCCTGGTGTACGCCCGAGAATAGCTCCCGAAACATCAAATGAGACGGCGCCGCCGTCCGCCTCAGCACCCCAGGGAGAAAACATGAAATCCGTCCTGCATCCGTTGCGCGGCGCGCTAGCCGCTATCTGTGCCGTCTCTGCGCTGGCCGCGGCGTCTTCCGCCCACGCCGAGTATCCCGAACGCGCCATCTCGCTGGTGGTCGGCTACCCGGCGGGCGGCAGCGTGGACCTGACCGCGCGCCTGTTCGGCGAAGAGCTGGCCAAGCGCCTGGGCCAGAGCGTGGTGGTCGAGAACGTGGGCGGCGCCGGCGGCACCATCGGCGCGCAGCGCGTGGCGCGCGCCGCGCCCGACGGCTACACGCTGCTGCTGGGCTCCACCAATGAAATGGTCATCGCCAGCATGATCAACAATGCGGTCAAGTACGACAGCGTGAAGGACTTTTCGCCGTTGGGCGTGATTGCCTCGCAGCCCATGCTGCTGGCCGCCAGCAAGAATTCGGGCGTGAAGACCGCCGCCGAGTATCTGCAGAAGCTGCGCGCCGCCGCGCCCGGCAGCTTCAACTACGGTTCTTCCGGCGTGGGCACGACCCTGCACCTGGCCGGCGAGATGATCAACCAGTCGACCGGCACGCGCGCCGAGCACGTGCCGTATCGCGGCGTGGCGCCGCTGGTGACGGACCTGATGAGCGGCCAGCTGGACTACGGCATGCTGGTGCTGTCCTCGGGCCTGCCGCAAGTGCGCGCCGACAAGATCGTGGCGCTGGGCGTGACCGAGAAGAAGCGTTCGCCAGTGGCGCCGGACCTGCCTGCCTTGGCTGAAACCCCGGGGTTCGAATCCGTGGACATCAGCGTCTGGTTCGCGCTCTATGGCCCGGCCGGCCTGCCGGAGCCGGTGGCGGCCAAGCTGCGCAGCGCGCTGGCCGAGACGCTGAAGTCGGAGCAGTTCCGCGCCAAGATGCAGGAAGCCGGCGGGGTGCTGTCGCAACCGGGCCTGGACCCGGCGGCCTATCAGGCCGAGGAAACCAGGAAGTACGGCGCGCTGGTCAAGGCCGCCAAGATCGAAGCCCAGTGATTCGAAACCGGATCATCGCAACACCCTAGCACCGCAGCGGACGACATCCATGGAATTCAAGCTTCCCGTACCCGACCTGAGCGCCGAGCGCGCCGGCAATACCGGCACCCCTGGCGTGTGGCATTTCGATTCAGGCCTGCCGGGGCGCGCGTTGATGCTGTCCGCGCTGGTGCACGGCAACGAGCTGTGCGGCGCCTGGGCCTTGAAGGACCTGCTGACGGTGGGCCTGCGGCCGCGCCGCGGCAGCCTGACGCTGGCGTTCTGCAATCTCGATGCGTTCGACCGTTTCGACCATGCCAACCACGATGCGTCGCGCTTCGTCGCCGAGGACATGAACCGCGTCTGGAGCGCCGAGCGCCTGGATAACCCCACGACGCCGGACCGCCGGCGCGGCGCCGAACTGCGTCCCTGGGTGGAGCGCGCGGATTGGCTGCTGGACCTGCACTCCATGCATGAACCGGGCGCGCCTTTGCTGCTGACCGGCGTTCTGCCGCGCAACATCGCGCTGGCGCGCAGGCTGAAGGCGCCGCAGCACGTGATCGTGGACGCGGGCCACAAGGACGGCGTGCGCATGCGCGACTTCGGCCAGTTCGGCGATCCGGCCCGCGAAGACGCCTGCGCCTTGCTGATCGAATGCGGTTTCCATGGCGAGTTGGCTGCGCGCGACGTGGCGCGCGACATGGTGGCGCGCATGTTGCTGGAATCGGGCGTGGCGGATGCGGCGGACGTGCCGGCGGGCTGGCTGTTGCCGGATGCCGAAAACCAGCGCGTGCTGGAAGTGACGGACGCGGTGGTCGCGCCGTCCATGGACCTGCGCTTCTCGCAGCCCTGGACGGGCCTGGAGACGTTTGAGCGGGCCGGTTCGACGATAGGCTGGGCCGACGGCCAGCCCATCGTGACGCCGTACGATCAATGCACGCTGGTCATGCCGTCGTTGCGGCAGCTGAAGCCGGGCGTAACGGTGCTGCGGCTGGCACGCGATTACGCGGGATAGAGCGCCGCAGCGCGTCTTACTTCTGAGGCGTAAACCGCAGTTCGTCCAGTTGATAGCCCTGGGCCTTGGCCGCATCCAGGGCCTTGTCCAGTTCTTCCTTGGGCAGCTGCGGCGAGCGCGACAGGATCCACAGGTATTTCCGGTCCGGGGTCCCGACCACCGACCAGCGGTATTCGGGGTCCAGGCCGATGACCCAGTAATCGCCCTTGAACGGCTTGAAGAACGAGACTTCCAGCTTGGCGTTGTTGCTGCCTTCCACCACGT
The sequence above is drawn from the Achromobacter xylosoxidans genome and encodes:
- a CDS encoding branched-chain amino acid ABC transporter permease, with amino-acid sequence MTLLFEQLLNGLQFGAMLFMLAAGLTLIFGIMGVVNLTHGSFYMVGAYCAAYAIGTTGSFLAGVLAALLGAGLYGISVEVVVIRKLYKRDHLYQVLATFGLLLFSNEAVSLIFGRRPPLVGIPSFLEGAVTLAPGFQYPLIRLSFIAIGALVAVGLWWLVNRTRIGMLIRAGADDREMVDALGIDIRKLYTLVFGLGALLCGLAGVMAAPLLAVEIGMGERILITTFVVIVIGGVGSVRGALAGALLVGMVDSLGRAFLPQLLSTMFSPATADPLAAGMASASIYVLMAIVLIAKPGGLFPARG
- a CDS encoding branched-chain amino acid ABC transporter permease — protein: MKMAYTLTNRARWGLAGLAVLILLPAAALASGSPFLIGVVTRFLIYGLAAVSLDLVIGYGAMVSFGHAMFFGLGGYAVGIIAFHTSEAGPIFGWAGSNAALVVWPIALIVCALAGWLFGYLALRTRGVQFIMITLAFGQMVYFVLVSLQFYGGDDGLMIPQRNELPGINLESPMVFYYVCLALLTLWTLLCIRVTNSRFGMVLQALRQSERRAINLGVAPTPYRLSAFVLSAVGTGLAGVLWANYAGLVTPDMAAWTKSGELMAIVILGGVGTLLGPIAGAAVFLGLEQMLSSLTEHWLLYMGPILVLVVLWGQKGLFGKLLETRHAD
- a CDS encoding ABC transporter ATP-binding protein — translated: MPTDASASLLRLTQLRKAFDAVVATNGVDLDVRAGEIHAIIGPNGAGKSTLIAQICGEIRPDSGTIHLDGQDVTGLRAFERARLGLGRSFQITELCQEYTALENVILSRMLKGGRAFQAWSNPRHDAALKTEAMQWLKHVGLEDRRHVRSADLAHGEKRQLELAVALARSPRLLLLDEPMAGMGPEESARMTRLLQGMKGDYGILLVEHDMDAVFALADRISVLVYGRVVFSGSPEEVRRHPEVRAAYLGEEHVEG
- a CDS encoding ABC transporter ATP-binding protein, translating into MLKVEGLTGGYGSSKVLFGMSFEASEGEVISLIGRNGMGKTTTIKTLMGMLPATGGAVQFRGQTLGRSAPSSVARLGVGLVPEGRRVFGSLTVQENLVATSRAAPGGWDLERVYTLFPRLKERRGQSSRTLSGGEQQMLVVGRALMTNPKLLILDEATEGLAPLIRQEIWRCLRALKAEGQTILVIDKNLPEMATLVDRHYIVDKGRVAWSGRPAELSAQPELAQRYLGI
- a CDS encoding GntR family transcriptional regulator — its product is MKPRIKASRQDDPGSDGSAGVEEITLSEQVYRLLRRDIMRGAFAPGQSLRLELLKQRYGSSFSPIREALNRLRSERMVISTTSRGFSIAPLSVEEMWDACETRILIDCDALRRSLANADDAWETRLVGAYHALTLAAQRAEAAAEPSEELDELLEARHLEFHHALIGACRSHWLLDLSTQLYAQTERYRRPARAGATAYGPERNVDDEHRQLLDAAVARDVEGSVAMLAAHYRKTAQFIERIISQPQSQPTSQARHA
- a CDS encoding alpha/beta hydrolase gives rise to the protein MHNTDIDLFFPTIAEREVQYNARESVPDFDACVRRYAESSARVRTRRPGVLDLRYGMGQDERLDLFLPAASQAPAPLFVFIHGGYWRAQRKEDAPVMAEAFNAAGAAVATLEYTLVPEATLGEVVREVRSAVAWLYRNVAAYGVDPERIYVSGSSAGGHLAGMLVAPAWQARYGVPDDVIKGTLALSGLFDLRPLCDVLPNTWLQLTPEQAAHQSPIFHLPERAGPMLLAVGGLETQGFKNQTAAYEAAWNAAGLASTRIPTPHCNHFDLVNELEDLDSDLTRATLAMMGLGAK
- a CDS encoding LysR family transcriptional regulator produces the protein MADLKLLEDLIALAQTGSFVRAAELRHVTHPAFGRRIRALEAWAGAPLIERQRLPVVLTAEGEALLKTATQVVEQMAQVRHRIRSFGAGGEAVLRIATGRSLARTLVADWIARLRHRTPKVLTEGTQVELSTGMMQDMAARLEQGRVDLLCCYEHPALSVQLSPGRYRYMTLGTDKLVPVSQADSRGRPRYVLQEGGPSVPLITYAGGLAMERIVGDRLEATPYALAPFLRSDSLDAAHGAVAKGLGVAWLPWSMVAADCRRGALAALGGRSEEISFEVRLYRSRARLADLAEAAWEATASRKA
- a CDS encoding Bug family tripartite tricarboxylate transporter substrate binding protein — protein: MKSVLHPLRGALAAICAVSALAAASSAHAEYPERAISLVVGYPAGGSVDLTARLFGEELAKRLGQSVVVENVGGAGGTIGAQRVARAAPDGYTLLLGSTNEMVIASMINNAVKYDSVKDFSPLGVIASQPMLLAASKNSGVKTAAEYLQKLRAAAPGSFNYGSSGVGTTLHLAGEMINQSTGTRAEHVPYRGVAPLVTDLMSGQLDYGMLVLSSGLPQVRADKIVALGVTEKKRSPVAPDLPALAETPGFESVDISVWFALYGPAGLPEPVAAKLRSALAETLKSEQFRAKMQEAGGVLSQPGLDPAAYQAEETRKYGALVKAAKIEAQ
- a CDS encoding succinylglutamate desuccinylase/aspartoacylase family protein, which translates into the protein MEFKLPVPDLSAERAGNTGTPGVWHFDSGLPGRALMLSALVHGNELCGAWALKDLLTVGLRPRRGSLTLAFCNLDAFDRFDHANHDASRFVAEDMNRVWSAERLDNPTTPDRRRGAELRPWVERADWLLDLHSMHEPGAPLLLTGVLPRNIALARRLKAPQHVIVDAGHKDGVRMRDFGQFGDPAREDACALLIECGFHGELAARDVARDMVARMLLESGVADAADVPAGWLLPDAENQRVLEVTDAVVAPSMDLRFSQPWTGLETFERAGSTIGWADGQPIVTPYDQCTLVMPSLRQLKPGVTVLRLARDYAG